The following are from one region of the Mesorhizobium sp. B2-8-5 genome:
- a CDS encoding glycosyl transferase family 1, translated as MLHVLYLVHDVSDPAVRRRVQMLKAGGARVTLAGFRRTTGPVAEIEGVEPVDLGATRDGRFAQRIAAVAKAAVSIGAKLGAVSRPDLIIARNLEMLALARRASSALGASVPIVYECLDIHRLVLRDDFVGRTLRGAERHLARDVRLLVTSSPAFIANYFEPFGQIVAPVELIENKYFEAASVVAAHSFEDDSPATPPWRIGWFGALRCRRSLELLADFTRRQAGRFEVVLRGRPALSEFPDFHGFVEAEPWLSFEGPYRNPEDMATIYGQVHFSWAIDFFEAGQNSEWLLPNRLYEGCRFGAVPISMADTETGRFLKRQDIGVLLPEATPEDIEAMLGRMDQDRYRGLKSRVLARNPRTWSYDRSDCAAFVDKLRGLAAMPSNFATTEAVA; from the coding sequence ATGCTGCATGTCTTGTACCTTGTGCATGACGTATCCGACCCGGCGGTGCGCCGGAGGGTTCAGATGCTCAAGGCAGGCGGCGCCAGGGTCACCTTGGCGGGCTTCCGCCGCACCACCGGTCCGGTCGCCGAAATCGAGGGTGTCGAGCCGGTCGACCTTGGCGCGACGCGCGACGGCCGATTCGCACAGCGCATCGCCGCGGTCGCCAAGGCAGCCGTGTCGATCGGCGCGAAATTGGGCGCCGTGTCCAGGCCCGATCTCATCATCGCGCGCAACCTCGAAATGCTGGCGCTGGCCCGCCGCGCCAGTAGCGCGCTCGGAGCGAGCGTGCCGATCGTCTATGAATGCCTCGATATCCACCGTCTGGTGCTGCGCGACGATTTCGTCGGCAGGACGCTGCGTGGCGCCGAACGTCATCTCGCCCGCGACGTGAGGCTTCTGGTGACAAGCTCGCCGGCCTTCATCGCCAATTATTTCGAGCCGTTCGGGCAGATCGTCGCACCTGTCGAGCTGATCGAGAACAAATATTTCGAGGCGGCATCCGTTGTCGCCGCGCATTCTTTCGAGGATGACAGCCCGGCGACGCCGCCTTGGCGCATCGGCTGGTTCGGCGCGCTGCGCTGTCGCCGCTCGCTGGAGCTGCTGGCCGATTTCACCCGCCGCCAGGCGGGCCGTTTCGAGGTCGTGCTGAGAGGCCGCCCGGCGCTGTCCGAATTCCCGGATTTTCATGGTTTCGTCGAGGCAGAGCCCTGGCTTTCGTTCGAGGGGCCTTACCGCAATCCGGAGGACATGGCGACAATCTATGGGCAGGTGCATTTCTCCTGGGCGATCGATTTCTTCGAAGCCGGCCAGAATTCCGAATGGCTGCTTCCCAACCGCCTCTATGAGGGCTGCCGCTTCGGCGCCGTGCCAATCTCGATGGCGGACACCGAAACCGGCAGGTTCCTGAAACGGCAAGACATCGGTGTGCTCCTGCCCGAAGCGACGCCCGAAGACATCGAGGCGATGCTCGGTCGGATGGATCAGGATCGATATCGCGGCCTGAAGTCTCGGGTGTTGGCGCGCAACCCCAGAACCTGGAGCTACGACCGCAGCGATTGCGCGGCCTTCGTCGACAAGCTGCGCGGCCTTGCCGCAATGCCTTCAAATTTTGCGACGACGGAGGCGGTGGCGTGA
- a CDS encoding lipopolysaccharide biosynthesis protein translates to METSAFDPPEGSLRKSVGRGAVVTAIAQGVRVATQIISVIVLSRLLSPQDFGVVAMCAPVLAFIALFQDFGLTQATIQKSGIRHDEVNYLFWINVAVSALLACVLAASAPLVAAFYGEPRVTGLVAAFGLQIVAYGLGAQHVALLTRRMEFTRLAIIDIASAIVGVVVSIAWTFIDRSYWALFAGTLASAVLPTLCYWYFSRWRPGLPRKVEGIGALINFGAGITGFNFANFFARNLDNVLIGKYWGEAQLGLYDRAYKLLLFPLSQITNPLSKVMVPALSRLKDEPDRYRSAYLRVMPLILLVALPGVAFATAMSDTLIPFVLGEQWRGSAPIFLALGFAGLLQPLNNPAGWLFVSQGRSGDFMRWGIVTAVTSVLAFAIGLPYGALGVAVAYAISEYMRTPFLWLYVGRHGPLKASHVLHAALPFVLGAHLAFGLVWLAKPMLQAPPVVALAAGAALSYLATIVVALAFSAGREALREALRLIPARGVLAAPSGAK, encoded by the coding sequence TTGGAAACCAGTGCATTCGATCCGCCTGAGGGCTCTCTGCGCAAATCGGTCGGACGCGGCGCGGTTGTCACCGCGATCGCGCAAGGCGTGCGGGTGGCGACGCAGATCATTTCCGTCATCGTGCTGTCGCGCTTGTTGTCGCCGCAGGATTTCGGCGTCGTGGCGATGTGCGCGCCGGTGCTTGCCTTCATCGCGCTGTTCCAGGATTTCGGCCTGACCCAGGCGACGATCCAGAAGAGCGGTATCCGTCACGATGAGGTCAACTACCTGTTCTGGATCAACGTGGCGGTGAGCGCGCTGCTGGCCTGCGTGCTTGCGGCTTCGGCGCCGCTGGTCGCCGCCTTCTATGGCGAGCCGCGCGTGACAGGCCTAGTCGCCGCCTTTGGCCTGCAGATCGTAGCCTATGGCCTGGGAGCCCAGCATGTGGCGCTGTTGACGCGCCGCATGGAGTTCACGCGGTTGGCCATCATCGACATCGCCAGCGCCATCGTCGGTGTCGTCGTCTCGATCGCCTGGACCTTCATCGATCGCTCCTATTGGGCGCTGTTCGCCGGCACGCTGGCGAGCGCGGTGCTGCCGACCTTGTGCTACTGGTATTTTTCGCGCTGGCGCCCCGGCCTGCCGCGCAAGGTCGAAGGCATCGGCGCGCTGATCAATTTCGGCGCCGGCATCACCGGCTTCAACTTCGCCAATTTCTTCGCTCGCAACCTCGACAATGTGCTGATCGGCAAATACTGGGGCGAGGCGCAGCTCGGCCTCTACGACCGCGCCTACAAGCTCTTGCTTTTCCCGCTCAGCCAGATCACCAACCCGCTGTCGAAGGTGATGGTGCCGGCATTGTCGCGATTGAAGGACGAGCCGGACCGCTACCGCAGCGCCTATCTGCGTGTCATGCCGCTTATCCTTCTGGTCGCGCTACCGGGTGTCGCCTTCGCCACCGCCATGTCGGACACGCTCATTCCCTTCGTGCTCGGCGAGCAGTGGCGGGGGAGCGCGCCGATCTTCCTGGCGCTAGGCTTTGCCGGATTGCTGCAGCCGCTCAACAACCCCGCGGGATGGCTGTTCGTAAGCCAGGGCCGCTCGGGTGACTTCATGCGCTGGGGTATCGTCACCGCCGTGACCTCGGTGCTGGCCTTCGCCATCGGCCTGCCCTACGGGGCGCTGGGCGTCGCGGTCGCCTACGCAATCAGCGAATATATGCGCACGCCCTTCCTGTGGCTTTATGTCGGCAGGCACGGACCGCTGAAGGCCAGCCATGTGCTTCACGCGGCATTGCCTTTCGTGCTTGGCGCGCATCTGGCGTTTGGCCTGGTCTGGCTCGCCAAACCGATGCTGCAGGCGCCGCCCGTCGTTGCGCTGGCCGCCGGCGCGGCGCTCTCCTATCTTGCCACCATTGTCGTCGCACTTGCCTTCAGCGCCGGCCGCGAAGCGCTTCGCGAGGCCTTGCGGCTGATCCCGGCACGAGGGGTCCTCGCAGCCCCGAGCGGGGCCAAATGA
- a CDS encoding phosphoribosyltransferase encodes MNYRSISDMNDAIVRNLHRLPRDIDLVVGVPRSGILAGTMVSLIANIPMTDLDSFLAGRIYTSGITKRWAGLDRQASEMRKILVIDDSIIGGTAMRDAREKVAASGIEGDFIFAAVFGLSLQHEETDMVFEAVPHPRMFQWNFMHHVFLEQCCVDIDGVLCLDPTEDENDDGPAYEKFLAEARPLLGPTRKIGWLVTSRLEKYRKLTEAWLASRDIKYDHLIMLDLPNKAERQRLGAHGSFKAEFYRKSDAILFIESEHEQAQRIAKLSGKPVLCVETNMVSLPDPMSLPALQQAARNLPARLRQINSLDGRKQAVKATARALLGERGYQALKNRVKRPA; translated from the coding sequence ATGAACTACCGATCGATTTCAGACATGAACGACGCGATCGTACGCAACCTGCACCGGCTGCCGCGCGACATCGACCTGGTTGTCGGCGTGCCGAGGAGCGGCATCCTCGCCGGCACCATGGTCAGCCTGATCGCGAACATCCCGATGACCGATCTCGACAGCTTCCTGGCCGGCAGGATCTATACTTCCGGGATCACGAAACGCTGGGCGGGCCTCGACCGGCAGGCTTCCGAGATGCGCAAGATCCTGGTGATCGACGACAGCATCATCGGCGGCACCGCCATGCGCGATGCGCGCGAAAAGGTCGCGGCCAGCGGCATCGAGGGCGATTTCATCTTCGCCGCCGTGTTCGGGCTGTCGCTGCAGCACGAGGAGACCGACATGGTCTTCGAGGCCGTGCCGCATCCTAGGATGTTCCAGTGGAATTTCATGCACCATGTCTTCCTCGAGCAGTGCTGCGTCGACATTGACGGCGTGCTTTGCCTCGATCCGACCGAGGACGAAAACGACGACGGCCCGGCCTACGAGAAGTTCCTGGCCGAGGCGCGGCCGCTGCTCGGGCCGACCCGCAAGATCGGCTGGCTGGTGACGAGCCGGCTGGAAAAATACCGCAAGCTTACCGAGGCATGGCTCGCCAGCCGCGACATCAAATACGATCATCTCATCATGCTCGATCTGCCCAACAAGGCCGAGCGGCAGCGGCTCGGCGCGCATGGCAGCTTCAAGGCCGAGTTCTACCGCAAGTCGGACGCCATCCTGTTCATCGAGAGCGAGCACGAGCAGGCGCAGAGGATCGCGAAGCTCTCCGGCAAGCCGGTGCTGTGCGTCGAAACCAACATGGTGAGCCTGCCCGACCCGATGTCGCTGCCGGCGCTGCAGCAGGCGGCGCGCAACCTGCCGGCGCGGCTGAGACAAATCAATTCACTCGACGGGCGAAAGCAGGCCGTGAAGGCGACGGCGCGCGCGCTGCTCGGCGAGCGCGGCTACCAGGCGCTGAAGAACCGGGTGAAGCGCCCGGCATAA
- a CDS encoding glycosyltransferase — MKVLFASGNGYIPEFTGGVQSNTHHLVEQLIEHGHQASVLASLFGDGMFGLKARAKMKLLRQPAVVDNFPGYPVMRAWYPWEAAGFAVGKTRPDVAVVQCHKSVLLGKALLAEGVPLVVYLHNVEFHELAGDPRELGSAIYIANSEFTARTYKEKFGIESIVLPPTINDALYCTHTTGEFVTMINPYEEKGFDLAVKIAAACPEIPFLFVESWKLDDDHRARVEKAIAPLSNVTLENRTNDMKTVYGRTRILLAPSKWEEAWGRVASEAHCSGIPVVGSKRGGLPEAIGPGGVLLDYDDPVADWAAAVRRLWNDRPEYERLSAAAIAFSKRPELDPARQLVVFLDLLERAARQGVRRAA; from the coding sequence ATGAAAGTGCTTTTTGCGAGCGGCAACGGATACATTCCCGAGTTCACCGGCGGCGTGCAATCCAACACCCACCATCTGGTCGAACAGCTGATCGAGCACGGCCACCAGGCCTCGGTCCTCGCCTCGCTGTTCGGCGACGGCATGTTCGGCCTCAAGGCGCGCGCCAAGATGAAGCTGTTGCGGCAGCCCGCCGTTGTCGACAATTTCCCCGGCTATCCGGTGATGCGCGCGTGGTACCCCTGGGAGGCGGCCGGCTTCGCCGTCGGGAAAACCAGACCCGATGTCGCCGTCGTGCAGTGCCACAAGTCGGTCCTGCTCGGAAAAGCGCTTCTGGCGGAGGGAGTGCCGCTGGTCGTCTATCTCCACAATGTCGAGTTTCACGAACTCGCCGGCGATCCGCGCGAACTCGGTTCGGCTATATACATCGCCAATTCGGAGTTCACGGCGCGCACCTACAAGGAAAAATTCGGCATCGAGTCCATCGTGCTTCCGCCGACCATCAACGACGCGCTCTATTGCACGCACACGACCGGCGAATTCGTCACCATGATCAATCCCTATGAGGAAAAGGGTTTCGATCTGGCGGTCAAGATTGCGGCCGCCTGTCCGGAGATTCCCTTCCTGTTCGTGGAAAGCTGGAAACTGGACGACGACCATCGCGCCCGCGTCGAGAAGGCCATCGCGCCGCTCTCGAACGTTACGCTCGAAAACCGCACCAACGACATGAAGACGGTCTATGGCCGCACCAGGATCCTGCTTGCCCCGAGCAAATGGGAGGAAGCCTGGGGCCGCGTCGCATCCGAGGCGCATTGCAGCGGCATCCCGGTCGTCGGATCGAAGCGTGGCGGCCTGCCCGAAGCCATCGGGCCCGGCGGCGTGTTGCTCGACTACGACGATCCGGTCGCCGACTGGGCCGCGGCGGTCCGGCGCCTGTGGAACGACCGCCCGGAATACGAACGGCTTTCGGCCGCGGCTATCGCCTTCTCCAAACGCCCGGAGCTCGACCCCGCGCGGCAATTGGTTGTGTTTCTCGATCTTCTCGAAAGGGCGGCCCGGCAGGGCGTCCGCCGCGCCGCCTAA
- a CDS encoding glycosyltransferase family 2 protein, translated as MAAPRKPTVTVIVPTFNREKFLPESIASLLQQTAAPDQILIVDDGSTDNTSAVAASFPAPVEYYRKENGGKSTALNFALKHCTGDFVWIFDDDDVAHPTALERFLAAFDREPAADFAFGEYARFQQSAQIQEQNYEIVAFGHVSQDNFFPSHLEYCHVHQPGLLVRRKCYDEVGGFNETLVRSQDYEMMLRLARRFKGVRVDGLMFFQRQHDMVRGSTKVVISYTDRIKAWGSYDRVIMEEVYKSVDLHEYLDRSEQALPKTADLEMQALLQRSSIMARKGLWHHAAEDIRRYALLAERAGKTSLSDKERAIVRRTFEAYDTGLASAPADEFVSAVKAWKSGALKADIVREYMHSFPHYLAQDLKAGKVIPASKLLREYSTLSLSASVSRLCQAMTSKLPLARGAG; from the coding sequence ATGGCTGCACCGCGGAAACCGACGGTCACCGTCATCGTTCCTACCTTCAACCGGGAAAAGTTCCTGCCCGAATCCATCGCCAGCCTGCTCCAGCAGACCGCGGCGCCGGATCAGATCCTGATCGTGGACGACGGCTCGACGGATAACACCAGCGCGGTGGCGGCCTCTTTCCCCGCGCCGGTGGAATATTACCGCAAGGAGAATGGCGGCAAATCGACGGCGCTGAATTTCGCCCTGAAGCACTGCACGGGAGATTTCGTCTGGATATTCGACGACGACGACGTCGCGCACCCGACGGCGCTCGAGCGGTTTCTCGCCGCCTTCGATCGGGAGCCGGCCGCCGATTTCGCTTTCGGTGAATATGCGCGTTTCCAGCAGTCGGCTCAGATCCAAGAGCAGAATTACGAGATCGTCGCGTTCGGCCACGTCAGCCAGGACAATTTCTTTCCGTCCCACCTCGAATATTGCCACGTCCACCAGCCGGGCCTGCTGGTGCGCCGCAAATGCTACGACGAGGTTGGAGGCTTCAATGAAACCCTTGTCCGGTCGCAGGACTACGAGATGATGCTGAGGCTTGCGCGCCGGTTCAAGGGCGTCAGGGTCGACGGCCTCATGTTCTTCCAGCGCCAGCACGACATGGTCCGCGGCAGCACCAAGGTGGTGATTTCCTATACCGACCGGATCAAGGCCTGGGGCTCGTACGACCGGGTGATCATGGAAGAAGTCTACAAGTCGGTCGATCTGCATGAGTATCTCGACCGCTCGGAGCAGGCCTTGCCGAAGACGGCCGATCTCGAGATGCAGGCATTGCTGCAGCGTTCGAGCATCATGGCCAGGAAGGGTCTATGGCACCACGCGGCCGAAGACATCCGCCGCTACGCCCTGCTTGCCGAACGAGCCGGAAAGACCTCGCTCAGCGACAAGGAACGCGCCATCGTGCGGCGTACATTCGAAGCCTACGATACGGGCCTGGCATCCGCCCCCGCCGACGAATTCGTCTCGGCGGTGAAGGCATGGAAGTCGGGAGCGCTGAAGGCCGACATCGTCAGGGAATACATGCATTCGTTTCCTCACTACCTGGCGCAGGACTTGAAGGCGGGAAAGGTGATCCCGGCATCGAAGTTGTTGCGGGAGTACTCGACGCTGTCGCTTTCCGCCTCGGTCAGCCGTCTGTGTCAGGCAATGACTTCGAAGCTTCCATTGGCGCGCGGCGCAGGCTGA
- a CDS encoding GMC oxidoreductase, translating into MVLDVRPEQIASEHFDLVVIGSGFGSSFFLHEFLKRRKARVLVLEWGRHNTHEWQLSQNANTDIDDETTYDTDNPDKPWNYTIGLGGGTNCWFAQTPRFHPNDFKLKSTYGVGNDWPISYDDLEPFYGDAEEVMSISGDPDMARMLPRSRPFPQPPHRMSTPDRMMKAAQPDQHFVMPTARARVATSQRASCCANLRCWLCPADAKFTVNNGLMHVFQHPDVSVCLGAEVRRFDHAGGAVRSVTFVHKGKEYSVGGDLFILGANAIQSPAIMLRSGLGGEFVGLGLHESYGWNYEAYLGGVDNFDGSTITTGLNFSLYDGPHRAEHAAALVYFENRWQHGMRAEKGRLRQVLPLVIVTENLLDPENRVVLDKDENAFVTFRGASDYATKGMAKALERLPELLKPLPVEQIFDRGIRPTESHVQGTLRMGTGPVDSVVDRDMIHHQLRNLVVVGTSTYPSCSCANPSLTAAALSLRAAGKLAA; encoded by the coding sequence ATGGTGCTCGACGTTCGGCCCGAACAAATCGCCAGCGAGCATTTCGATCTCGTCGTCATCGGATCCGGCTTCGGGTCGTCCTTCTTCCTGCACGAATTCCTGAAGCGGCGCAAAGCCCGCGTCCTGGTGCTGGAATGGGGCCGCCACAACACGCATGAGTGGCAGCTCAGCCAGAACGCCAACACCGACATAGACGATGAAACCACCTACGATACTGACAATCCCGACAAGCCTTGGAACTACACGATCGGTCTTGGCGGCGGCACCAATTGCTGGTTCGCGCAGACGCCGCGTTTCCATCCCAACGACTTCAAGCTGAAGAGCACCTACGGCGTCGGCAATGACTGGCCGATCAGCTATGACGACCTCGAACCGTTCTATGGCGATGCCGAGGAGGTCATGTCGATCTCCGGCGATCCCGACATGGCGCGGATGCTGCCGCGCTCGCGGCCGTTTCCGCAGCCGCCGCATCGCATGTCGACACCCGACCGCATGATGAAGGCGGCGCAGCCGGATCAGCATTTCGTCATGCCGACCGCCCGGGCGCGCGTGGCGACCTCGCAACGCGCCTCATGCTGCGCCAATCTCAGATGCTGGCTGTGTCCGGCGGACGCCAAGTTCACCGTCAACAACGGGCTGATGCATGTGTTCCAGCATCCGGACGTCTCGGTCTGTCTCGGCGCCGAGGTGCGCCGGTTCGATCATGCCGGCGGTGCGGTCCGCTCCGTCACCTTCGTCCACAAGGGCAAGGAATATTCGGTCGGCGGCGATCTCTTCATCCTCGGCGCCAATGCCATACAGAGCCCGGCGATCATGTTGCGCTCCGGACTTGGCGGCGAGTTCGTCGGCTTGGGCTTGCACGAATCCTATGGCTGGAATTACGAAGCCTATCTCGGCGGCGTCGACAATTTCGACGGCTCGACCATCACCACCGGCCTCAATTTCAGTCTCTATGACGGGCCGCACCGGGCCGAGCATGCGGCGGCGCTCGTCTATTTCGAGAACCGCTGGCAGCACGGCATGCGCGCCGAGAAGGGAAGGCTGCGGCAGGTGCTGCCGCTGGTCATCGTCACCGAGAACCTGCTCGACCCGGAAAATCGCGTCGTGCTCGACAAGGACGAGAACGCCTTCGTGACCTTCAGGGGCGCGTCGGACTACGCCACCAAGGGCATGGCGAAAGCGCTGGAAAGGTTGCCGGAACTGCTCAAGCCGCTGCCGGTCGAACAGATTTTCGATCGCGGCATAAGGCCGACCGAATCGCATGTGCAGGGCACGCTGCGCATGGGCACGGGCCCGGTCGATTCCGTGGTCGACCGCGACATGATCCACCACCAGCTCAGGAACCTCGTGGTCGTCGGCACCAGCACCTATCCGAGCTGTTCCTGCGCCAATCCAAGCCTGACCGCGGCTGCCCTGTCCTTGCGGGCGGCGGGGAAGCTGGCGGCATGA
- a CDS encoding UDP-glucose dehydrogenase family protein yields MNLTVFGIGYVGLVQAAVLAEVGHEVVCVDIDEKKVERLNQGLIPIFEPGLEALVKENHAAGRIRFTTDAAAAVRHGQIQMIAVGTPPGEDGSADLKYVLAVAETIGREMDSAKIVVGKSTVPVGTCEKVKARIAETLKKRGREDLSFDVASNPEFLKEGSAVADCMKPDRIIVGTSSEDTEMVMRELYAPFNRNHEKMIVMDVRSAEFTKYAANCMLATKISFMNEMANLAEQLGADIEEVRKGIGSDPRIGYHFIYPGLGYGGSCFPKDVRALIKTAEGVKFDAKLLRAVEERNNAQKSVLFDKVNHYFKGALRGKTFAVWGLAFKPNTDDMREAPSRTLMEALWAAGAKVQAYDPEAMQECQAIYGLRDDLLLCGTKEAALRGADALLICTEWKSFRAPSFDALKDALTTPVIFDGRNLYDPKVIARYGIEYFSIGRMAA; encoded by the coding sequence ATGAATTTGACGGTGTTTGGGATTGGCTATGTCGGTCTCGTCCAGGCCGCTGTGCTTGCCGAGGTCGGCCACGAGGTGGTGTGCGTCGACATCGACGAGAAGAAGGTGGAGCGGCTCAACCAGGGCCTGATCCCGATTTTCGAACCGGGCCTGGAGGCCCTCGTCAAGGAAAACCACGCGGCCGGCCGCATCCGCTTCACCACGGACGCGGCAGCGGCGGTCAGGCATGGCCAGATCCAGATGATCGCGGTCGGCACGCCGCCGGGCGAGGATGGCTCGGCCGATCTGAAATATGTGCTCGCCGTCGCCGAGACCATCGGTCGTGAGATGGACAGCGCCAAGATCGTCGTCGGCAAATCGACCGTGCCGGTCGGCACCTGCGAAAAGGTGAAGGCCAGGATCGCCGAAACGCTGAAGAAGCGCGGCCGCGAGGATCTCAGCTTCGACGTCGCCTCGAACCCCGAATTCCTCAAGGAGGGCTCGGCGGTCGCCGACTGCATGAAGCCGGACCGCATCATCGTCGGCACCTCCAGCGAGGACACCGAGATGGTGATGCGCGAGCTCTACGCGCCCTTCAACCGCAACCACGAGAAGATGATCGTGATGGATGTGCGCAGCGCCGAATTCACCAAATACGCCGCCAACTGCATGCTGGCGACCAAGATCAGCTTCATGAACGAGATGGCCAATCTCGCCGAGCAATTGGGCGCCGACATCGAGGAGGTGCGCAAGGGCATCGGCTCGGATCCGCGCATCGGCTACCACTTCATCTATCCCGGCCTCGGCTATGGCGGCTCCTGCTTCCCCAAGGACGTGCGCGCGCTTATCAAGACCGCCGAGGGCGTCAAGTTCGACGCCAAGCTGCTGCGCGCCGTCGAGGAGCGCAACAATGCGCAAAAGTCGGTCCTGTTCGACAAGGTCAACCACTATTTCAAGGGCGCGCTCAGGGGCAAGACATTCGCCGTCTGGGGGCTGGCCTTCAAGCCCAACACGGACGACATGCGCGAGGCGCCGTCGCGCACGCTGATGGAAGCGCTGTGGGCGGCCGGCGCCAAGGTCCAGGCCTACGATCCCGAGGCGATGCAGGAATGCCAGGCGATCTACGGCCTGCGCGACGACCTGCTTTTGTGCGGCACCAAGGAGGCGGCGCTGCGCGGCGCCGACGCGCTGTTGATCTGCACCGAATGGAAGAGCTTCCGCGCGCCGTCCTTCGACGCGCTCAAGGATGCGCTGACGACGCCGGTCATCTTCGACGGCCGCAACCTCTACGATCCCAAGGTGATCGCGCGCTACGGCATCGAATATTTCTCGATCGGCAGGATGGCGGCATGA
- a CDS encoding glycoside hydrolase family 16 protein: MNADPSNTSTMAVCDKSHTPGNGLNSLRLGVVGALFAIAATLAASPHPAHAQGTQQELQSAPSFVDNFSNFDRSRWFVSDGWTNGAHQNCTWSKDLVRLSDGVLSLGFEKRKLKDRDFACAEVQTKQRYGYGVYEARMKTGTGSGLNAAFFSYIGPQDKQPWDEIDFEVLTKDPSKVQVNSYIQGKPKNGKLVDVEGGADKGFNDYGFVWEKDRLRWYVNGKLVHEVTNPDELPTHSQKIFFSLWGSDKLTNWMGAFVDPGSKVTLEVKRVAFTALGQPCQFPESLACSISNSN; encoded by the coding sequence ATGAACGCAGATCCCAGCAACACCTCCACCATGGCGGTGTGCGACAAGTCGCATACGCCCGGGAATGGATTAAACAGCCTGCGGCTCGGCGTGGTCGGCGCCTTGTTCGCCATCGCAGCGACCCTTGCGGCGAGTCCGCATCCGGCGCACGCGCAAGGGACGCAACAGGAGTTGCAAAGCGCGCCGTCCTTCGTCGATAATTTCTCGAATTTCGACCGGTCCCGCTGGTTCGTCTCGGACGGCTGGACCAATGGCGCCCATCAGAATTGCACCTGGTCGAAGGATCTCGTGCGGCTTTCCGATGGCGTGCTGTCGCTGGGCTTCGAAAAGCGCAAGCTGAAGGATCGCGATTTCGCCTGCGCCGAGGTCCAGACCAAGCAGCGCTACGGCTACGGTGTCTACGAGGCGCGCATGAAGACCGGCACCGGCTCAGGCCTCAACGCCGCCTTCTTCTCCTATATCGGTCCGCAGGACAAACAGCCCTGGGACGAGATCGACTTCGAGGTCCTCACCAAGGATCCGTCGAAGGTGCAGGTCAACAGCTACATCCAGGGCAAGCCGAAGAACGGCAAGCTGGTCGACGTCGAAGGCGGCGCCGACAAGGGTTTCAACGACTACGGCTTCGTTTGGGAGAAGGACCGGCTGCGCTGGTATGTCAACGGCAAGCTCGTCCATGAAGTGACCAATCCCGACGAGTTGCCGACGCATTCGCAGAAAATCTTCTTCAGCCTCTGGGGCAGCGACAAGCTGACCAACTGGATGGGCGCCTTCGTCGATCCCGGCAGCAAGGTGACCCTGGAGGTCAAGCGCGTCGCTTTCACCGCTTTGGGCCAACCATGCCAGTTTCCGGAATCGCTGGCATGCAGCATAAGTAACAGCAACTAG
- a CDS encoding glycosyltransferase family 2 protein: MPVTTPVTSPMATLGVCVIIAARNAARTIPAAIASALREREVAEVVVVDDASTDNTRDVALAADDGSGRLAVIRLDVNRGPSAARNAAIRASRSPFISILDADDFFLEGRFRRLFASTDWDFAADNIMLIRDDAATDFAKVAAPPFAADPEFLDFERFIDGNISRRRVLRGELGFLKPVISRGFLERHGLAYDESLRLGEDYELYARAVARGARFKVIKSCGYGAIVRADSLSGRHRTQDLKRLADADLALLALDNLPERSKAALRRHERHVRDKYRLRNFLDVKAERGLASAAAYAFASQSNLIPIVRGVATDKLDALFRRAGIAAKQQIPPTRFLMAATSAANE; this comes from the coding sequence ATGCCCGTGACGACGCCTGTGACGAGCCCGATGGCGACCTTGGGGGTCTGCGTCATCATCGCCGCCCGCAATGCGGCGCGCACGATCCCCGCCGCCATCGCTTCGGCGCTGCGCGAGAGGGAAGTCGCCGAAGTCGTCGTGGTCGACGACGCTTCCACCGACAACACCCGCGACGTGGCTTTGGCCGCCGACGACGGCAGCGGCCGGCTTGCCGTCATCCGCCTCGACGTCAATCGCGGTCCTTCCGCCGCGCGCAACGCCGCTATCCGGGCTTCAAGATCGCCTTTCATCAGCATTCTCGACGCCGACGATTTCTTCCTCGAAGGCCGCTTCCGCCGGCTTTTCGCCAGCACCGACTGGGATTTCGCGGCCGACAACATCATGCTGATCCGCGACGATGCCGCGACAGACTTTGCCAAGGTCGCCGCGCCGCCTTTCGCGGCCGATCCGGAATTTCTCGATTTCGAGCGCTTCATCGACGGCAACATCTCGCGCCGCCGCGTCCTGCGCGGCGAGCTCGGTTTCCTGAAGCCGGTAATCAGCAGGGGTTTTCTCGAACGGCATGGGCTGGCTTACGATGAAAGCTTGCGTCTTGGCGAAGATTACGAACTCTATGCGCGCGCTGTCGCCCGCGGGGCGCGCTTCAAGGTCATCAAGTCCTGCGGCTATGGCGCGATCGTCCGCGCCGATTCGCTGAGTGGGCGCCATCGAACGCAGGATTTGAAGCGTCTTGCCGATGCCGACCTGGCGCTGCTGGCGCTCGACAACCTTCCGGAGCGCTCGAAGGCCGCCTTGCGGCGCCACGAGCGCCATGTCCGCGACAAATACCGGTTGCGCAATTTCCTCGACGTCAAAGCCGAGCGTGGGCTGGCGTCGGCCGCGGCTTATGCCTTCGCCAGCCAGTCGAATCTGATCCCGATCGTGCGCGGCGTCGCCACCGACAAACTCGACGCGCTGTTCCGCCGCGCCGGGATTGCTGCAAAGCAACAAATACCGCCGACGCGCTTCCTGATGGCGGCGACGAGCGCCGCAAACGAATGA